In the Apodemus sylvaticus chromosome 3, mApoSyl1.1, whole genome shotgun sequence genome, CTCCGGGAGGTGTCAGCAGACTCCGTCTCCCCGTACTTATCTCACTTGCCTGCCACGGGGTGCTAGCTGTTAGATGGCCCCCATTTGACTAGTATGAacaagttcctgagttcaatccccagcaaaacacacacacacacacacacacacacacacacacacacacacacacatacacacacacacacacacacacacacacgataaggGTTTACTAAACTCCTTGTGGATAGATATATAGACTTTTTATATACTCACAGTTGACATAATATTCGCCAGCCTTTTCTGTTTTGTCAGCAACCAAAAACAGTTCGGTGCACTCTCCATTTTCGCTGTAAAACAGAGTGAGCCGAGCCGGTGTGTAAGGAAGGTTGACCTGGCTTCTTCACCCTCTACTCTATACAGATCTCCAGTTTCTGATTCCGTTTAACTTTTGAATCCTTTTGTAAAGTTAGCAAAAGGTTTTTACTTATGTTATTTCATTTATATCTCATGCTTTTAGCAATCACGAATTTGCctattaaagaaaacaacaatcgCTTCGCATTGTTACAACTGTGACTACTTCCAAGTTTCACCAGCGCTGAGCTTTAGCCTCTGGTGTTGAGTATCAGCCAGATGTCCAGCATCTGCCTCAAATTAGCACTTTAACAATGTTGCCTGACCTGGCTCCCAGTTCCACAGAGGAGAATTATTATTATCACCTTTActgcaggaaaacacaagtaGAACGGAGTGGACTTCTTTGGCTAACAACTAGTAAGAAAAATTTAATTCACGAGCACATAATCTTAACTTCCGCTATACTATCTCATTAATATGGTTTCAGAAGTGTCTCTGACATTTACTTATCGAACTCCCAGTGAATTAATTCCTGTCACCAACTCTTGCCTCTgacttttgaaaaaaacaaacaaacaaacaaacaaacaaacaacaaaccctgGTTATGAGATGTTGGTTCAGTGTCACATGGAGTGTTCTAGTTTTGGATACAGACTcagtatgtgtgtacacatgtacatgctgAGAGGAGTCTCTCCcccaaccctgtgtgtgtgtgtgtgtatgcatgtgtatgtgtgtgtgagtgtgtgtgtgtgtgtgagtgtgtgtgtgtgtgagtgtgtgtgtgtgtgagtgtgtgtgtgagagagtgtatgtatgagtgtgtgtgtatgtgagtgtgtgtgagtgtgtgtgagtgtgtgtgagtgtgtgtgtgtgtgtgtgtgtgtgtttggcttcAGATCATACTGGCTTTCATTTCCTCTCTCTCAGCTAAGAGCACCTCACTTACACAGTATGGAGCTTAAAGGCTAAGGAATCCTCGGAGGCTTCGATGTGCTCCACAAACACtcgcatgctgccatgttcttctatcttttctcttttgtcaGAGGCCAAGACAATAGAGTACCAATCCCCACTAATCTGTAACAGATAAGCAGATGGTTAAGGGCGAAAGGGCAGGGATACCACACGGACATGTTTCTACCTGAACTCCAGCCTATGGTCACACACAGGGGTAGACTTCACAACAGTTGTCACAATACTTAACATGCTGCCCCCACTTCTCAGTGAGAGCAGAGGTCCCCAGATGTTGTTAGATCTGAATAGCATACAGCTGGTCTTACTTCAAGGTCTAAAGCCGTTCATTTGTCTAATAGATTGGGGCATGACACCCATGCCCTCAGAGGACCCACCTGGCTTCAAGAGTTCCCCAAAGCACTGTGTGAGTCAGAAGTTACTACTTGCTGAGCCTACCTGTTCTGCATCAAAGTTCTCTCCCAGGGAACTGGCTTCTCCTGCATGGACACAGACTAGGCTCAGCCCcaaacacagcagcagcagcagcagcagcagcttcatGTTGGTAAGGACTAGAACCGTGTCTGTCAGGACGGAGACTTTCCTGGATGCTGCTTACACTGCACTCCCCAGCTCTCTCGCTCGCCCTTATACACTGTCTGGGCTCAGTGCtgccggtggtggtggtgttttcctTCCTATGTGGGTCTCCTCTACTTCCTTCTGGCTTTGTGGAATGTTTTCTCATTTATtaatgtgaggccaagaattgTCCTTGCCCTTTTCAAACTTGGCAATCTCATCTCCTA is a window encoding:
- the LOC127679928 gene encoding major urinary protein 4-like, which gives rise to MKLLLLLLLLCLGLSLVCVHAGEASSLGENFDAEQISGDWYSIVLASDKREKIEEHGSMRVFVEHIEASEDSLAFKLHTVENGECTELFLVADKTEKAGEYYVNYDGDNTFTILKTDHDNYIMFHMVNVKDGKSFQLMELYGKEPDLSPDIKEEFAELCEEHGIPRGNVIDLTKTDRCLEARD